ATAAAGCGATTTTTAGCCCTTTTATAAGTGTGTACCGTGAAGCGGAACACCTTATAAAGCGATTTTTAGCCCTTTTATAAGTGTGTACCGCGAAGCGGAACACCTTATAAAGCGATCGGGGTAACGTTGCCGCTACCCCGATCGCTTATATCGTTTTTGTTTTATAAATGAATCAGTAGAAATGTACTAGGTGTACTTAAAAGTTTTTATAAGTTTTTTTATTAAGTTAAGACTTAAATTGAAACCTATTTGAAACCGACTGAAGCTTGCCATACAAAAGCGAGTAGCAAGAAAAATACAGGAATCACGGGAAGAACGTTTACCAGTGGATCGAAAATTCTATACGCTTCAGGTAATGTTGCAATCAATAGACTAAGTGGCATTAAAAATAGACCTCCTTCAAGAGCTAAGATGAATTTTACCACGTCAAAGAAGCCATTCTTTTTTCTGAAATTTTTTTATTACAGGGTTTATAAAATAGGTTTATTTATGGCGATCGCAAAGACTGAAAATCTCAAAAAATTATTGCAGGTTTGTAAGGCTACCGTCTTGTCTCTCCTACTATGTATTTGTACCTTTGCCATTAGTGCACCTGCTTGGGCAGTGCAAATAAAGCTGACTAATGTTACTTACGAGTCATGTACTGGCGATGCTGGTAAAAACATGGTGCTAGGCGGTGGCGTGATGTCGGCAAAGTGCTACATGATCAAAGGAAATGCAACCAATCCTTCAGGCAAAGTTGTGTACAATGCCGATATTTTTGGGCGTATATATGATGCCAATGGCAATGATGCTATGCCTGAAAGAGCGAGACTGGGTGCTGTTGAGGAGATTCCCGCAGGCAATAGCGACTTTCAAATTATGGTAGCGATTCCTGCTGAACAGCCTGAACCTTTAGAGCTTAAGCAATTTAAAGCTTCGGGATTTGCAGGCAAAGTTAGGCGGTAATCGCACTCGCGTTAAAATATAACAAATCCAGTCACATAGAAGCGGAGTTTTGCGCCACCTCTATATGACTGTCCAAAAAAGTCTAAAGTTCTCTGAATTGACACAAAAAATATGACCGTTAAAGTTTTAATTCCCACTCCACTCCAACAATTGACTAACAATCAAGCTACTGTCGAGTGTACTGGTGATTCCGTTCAAGCAATTATTGATTCGCTCGAAACTAGTTGCCCAGGTATCAAAGCTCGCATTTGTGATGAAAAAGGCAATCTCCGCCGCTTTGTTAATTTTTATGTCAACAGCGAAGATATCCGCTTTCTAGATGGAGCCAATACTGCCCTCAATGATGGCGATGAAGTAAGCATCATTCCTGCGATCGCAGGAGGCTAGTCCCAACAAAAAAAGGGATGCAAAGCATCCCTTTTTTTGTTTCATGGATTTATTAAGGCGATCGCAATTTGCATCATCCAAACTAATGATTGCTTCTTACTATCTGGGTCAACCTTGCCCTTGTCACCCCAATTTTGTAACCATTTTCCCAAGCCTCCCATTGAGTCGCCCATCCATTGACCGACTTGAGCGAAAATTTGCTGGGGACCAACACCAGTCAATACCTGAATTGCAAAAATCACGGCAACTACTAAAAATGCAGTTTTAAAGCTAGCCTTAATCACGCTCAGCAACCACCACAACAGCAGTAAAGAGACTATTAATGCACCGATTACTAGGGGCAAGTTCATAGAGTTTTTTCCAATCGCATCTCAAGTTCAAAGATTTTATACCAATTCTTGATAGTGTAACCAGACTTTCGAGAATTGAAAATCAAACCCAGTAAGGTTTTTGTATTCTAAAAATGGCAACACCATTTTTAGAATTGTATTGATTTTGGCATGATCATATCGTTTTTAGGGTTCACTCATGTCTCCAGACTTGCAACTTTATCAAGCTAGGCTAGACATCTCTGCAACAGAGTGCGATCGTCTATGGCAGTTTCTTTCAGCGGATGAGCGATCGCGTGCGGATCGATTCAAACAGGAACATCTCAAACGTAATTTTATTGCCGCAAGAGGTAATTTACGAGAGATTCTAGCGTCAAGGATAGGCTGCGAACCCAAGAAAATTCAGTTTATTTATAGCGATCGCGGAAAGCCATACGTTCAAAATAGCCAATATGTTTATTTTAATCTGTCACATTCTCAAGATTGGGCAATCTATGCAGTGTGTAGCGATCGCGAGGTGGGAATTGATTTGGAATATATCAATCCTCAATGTGATGTTGATAGTATTGCCGAACGCTATTTTTTACCTTCAGAGCAAAAAATTATTCAAAGCTTGAGCGATCGAAATAAGTACTTATCTTTTTATCACGCATGGACTCTCAAGGAAGCCTATGGCAAAGCAACAGGAGAAGGCATTGCCAATATTCTTGACTATGTGGATGTATCGTCATTGCTAGAAATGCCTATCGGCAAGACTTTGCAAATTAAAGAATGGACTCTAAAACTACTAGCCCCAGAATTAAATATAGATTCAAACTATGCTGCCGCATTGTGTATCGCGTAGATAATTATTGATAGGGCTCAGTACTAAATTTGATTGAACAGAATCTAATTCTCAATCATAACTTCTT
The Pseudanabaena sp. BC1403 genome window above contains:
- a CDS encoding photosystem II reaction center protein K, with the translated sequence MPLSLLIATLPEAYRIFDPLVNVLPVIPVFFLLLAFVWQASVGFK
- a CDS encoding MoaD/ThiS family protein — translated: MTVKVLIPTPLQQLTNNQATVECTGDSVQAIIDSLETSCPGIKARICDEKGNLRRFVNFYVNSEDIRFLDGANTALNDGDEVSIIPAIAGG
- a CDS encoding 4'-phosphopantetheinyl transferase superfamily protein is translated as MSPDLQLYQARLDISATECDRLWQFLSADERSRADRFKQEHLKRNFIAARGNLREILASRIGCEPKKIQFIYSDRGKPYVQNSQYVYFNLSHSQDWAIYAVCSDREVGIDLEYINPQCDVDSIAERYFLPSEQKIIQSLSDRNKYLSFYHAWTLKEAYGKATGEGIANILDYVDVSSLLEMPIGKTLQIKEWTLKLLAPELNIDSNYAAALCIA